A single region of the Oryzias melastigma strain HK-1 linkage group LG23, ASM292280v2, whole genome shotgun sequence genome encodes:
- the LOC118598067 gene encoding struthiocalcin-2-like, giving the protein MCNTNDGYEVIESKKNWCQALQFCNKNRRGLARINSSEENERAKNISKGRTVWIGLMHDQWEWPNQKCSLYREWVKYSQGVHCVFSGFKEPSLQTENCENDKCAICSKGKVRIKAIQNESSWDDALTYCENMHSRLLWIEDESDQIAVSTWLNNSKLYDDAPRSLWIGLRQSALFGFWIWSDRMVNWSNWKDGEIPGKSLSNHCGVIDREDFTWRNEDCDRKLPFLCEEDIAYLKN; this is encoded by the exons ATGTGCAACACGA acgATGGGTATGAGGTCATTGAAAGCAAAAAGAACTGGTGTCAGGCATTGCAGTTCTGCAACAAGAATCGTCGAGGGTTAGCCAGGATTAATAGCTCTGAGGAAAACGAACGAGCAAAGAATATAAGTAAGGGCCGAACTGTCTGGATTGGATTAATGCACGACCAATGGGAGTGGccaaatcaaaaatgttcattgtACAGGGAGTGGGTTAAATATTCCCAAGGTGTCCACTGTGTTTTTAGTGGATTCAAGGAGCCTTCATTACAGACAGAGAACTGTGAAAATGACAAATGTGCAATTTGCTCTAAAG gcAAAGTAAGAATTAAAGCCATTCAAAATGAGTCAAGCTGGGACGATGCACTCACATACTGTGAAAACATGCACTCGCGGCTGTTGTGGATCGAGGATGAAAGTGATCAGATTGCTGTGAGTACGTGGCTGAATAACTCGAAGCTTTACGATGACGCCCCGCGCTCTTTGTGGATCGGCCTCAGGCAAAGCGCTCTCTTTGGATTCTGGATCTGGAGTGACAGGATGGTGAACTGGAGCAACTGGAAGGATGGAGAAATCCCAGGAAAATCTCTCTCCAACCACTGCGGTGTGATTGACAGGGAGGATTTCACCTGGAGAAATGAAGATTGCGATCGCAAGCTGCCTTTTCTTTGTGAAGAAGATATCGCTTATTTAAAGAACTAG